From a single Shewanella denitrificans OS217 genomic region:
- a CDS encoding glutaredoxin family protein: MASDPALEYTLYHTDGCHLCELAKALVEAAGVDFNHIDICEQPALAERYGISIPVFAQGERELFWPFDAAQLHDFLGV; this comes from the coding sequence ATGGCAAGTGATCCAGCCCTCGAGTACACCCTCTATCACACAGATGGCTGCCATCTGTGTGAACTGGCAAAAGCGCTCGTTGAAGCGGCAGGGGTTGATTTTAATCACATAGATATTTGTGAACAGCCAGCGTTAGCCGAGCGTTATGGGATAAGTATTCCTGTGTTTGCTCAAGGTGAACGCGAGCTTTTTTGGCCTTTTGATGCCGCGCAATTACACGATTTTTTAGGAGTTTAG
- the rlmKL gene encoding bifunctional 23S rRNA (guanine(2069)-N(7))-methyltransferase RlmK/23S rRNA (guanine(2445)-N(2))-methyltransferase RlmL, with the protein MFNFFAAAPKGFEYSLANELTEFGATDVKESVAGVYFSSSLELAYRITLWTRLASRIVVVIYKGPCESPEQLYNAAYCIDWPSHFSNKKTFSIDFHGTGGFINNTQFGALKIKDAVVDRFRDDGDARPNVERVDAEFRVDAHYRNGQLTISVNFSGPSLHQRGYRSTTGEAPLKENLAANMLVRSGWQAEQVDLLDPFCGSGTVLIEAALMACDIAPGLKRQRFGFESWRQHNATMWNKVLEEAHARASLGRTRCKVKFYGSDIDPRMVSLAKRNAENAGVDELIEFSEMDALNVKVPCETGFMISNPPYGERLGNITELLQLYYQFGDKLKQDFGGWKVAMLCSDVELISSLKLKADKQMKMFNGALECAFNLYTLHANSTRRDAPVLPEGVDDIADIAPAFANRIKKNVKTLGKWAKKEGIDSYRLYDADLPEYNVAIDKYVDYVVIQEYSAPATIPEAVTKRRLSDVLLALPNALGIHPDKITLKTRERQKGTNQYQKLAEKKLEIITQEYGAKFKLNLTGYLDTGLFLDHRVTRKLVGEKAKGRKVLNLFSYTGSASVHAALGGAKSVTTVDMSNTYISWAKENFELNGINLKNHEFVQADCLQWVDDCREQFDLIFIDPPTFSNSKRMEDSWDVQRDHVALLGKLIKLLSPKGELIFSNNKRKFKMDIEALTALGATVNNIDELCLPLDYKRNPHIHNVWLLTHGK; encoded by the coding sequence ATGTTTAATTTTTTTGCTGCGGCCCCCAAGGGCTTCGAATATAGCTTAGCCAATGAACTCACCGAGTTTGGCGCTACCGATGTGAAAGAGAGTGTGGCGGGCGTTTACTTCTCATCCTCTCTTGAACTTGCCTACCGCATTACGCTGTGGACACGCCTTGCGAGCCGTATCGTTGTTGTCATCTATAAAGGTCCCTGTGAATCTCCTGAGCAGTTATACAACGCTGCCTATTGCATTGACTGGCCGTCGCATTTCTCCAATAAGAAAACCTTCAGTATCGATTTTCATGGTACTGGCGGCTTCATTAATAATACTCAGTTTGGCGCCTTGAAGATAAAAGATGCTGTCGTTGACCGTTTTCGTGATGATGGCGATGCCCGTCCGAACGTTGAGCGTGTCGATGCTGAGTTTAGAGTCGATGCCCACTATCGCAATGGTCAATTGACTATATCGGTAAACTTCTCCGGCCCGTCTCTACATCAGCGTGGCTACCGTTCCACCACAGGTGAAGCACCGCTTAAAGAGAATTTAGCGGCGAATATGTTGGTCCGAAGTGGCTGGCAGGCTGAACAAGTGGATTTACTCGATCCATTTTGCGGTAGCGGCACAGTATTAATTGAAGCGGCGCTAATGGCTTGCGATATCGCCCCAGGGCTTAAACGTCAACGCTTTGGTTTTGAAAGCTGGCGCCAGCACAATGCCACTATGTGGAATAAGGTGTTAGAAGAGGCTCACGCCCGCGCCAGTTTAGGCCGCACTCGTTGTAAGGTTAAATTCTATGGCTCAGACATCGACCCTCGTATGGTGAGCCTTGCTAAACGTAACGCCGAGAACGCAGGCGTCGATGAGTTGATTGAATTTAGCGAGATGGATGCGTTAAACGTCAAAGTGCCGTGCGAAACAGGCTTTATGATTTCAAACCCACCTTATGGTGAGCGTCTAGGTAACATTACCGAACTATTGCAACTTTACTATCAGTTTGGTGACAAATTAAAGCAAGATTTTGGCGGCTGGAAAGTCGCCATGTTATGCAGTGACGTTGAGCTAATTTCATCATTAAAGCTTAAAGCCGACAAGCAGATGAAGATGTTTAACGGCGCGCTTGAATGTGCCTTTAATCTTTATACCTTGCATGCCAACAGCACCCGCCGTGATGCCCCCGTATTGCCAGAAGGTGTGGATGACATCGCCGATATTGCGCCAGCATTTGCTAACCGCATTAAGAAAAACGTTAAGACATTAGGTAAGTGGGCCAAGAAAGAAGGCATCGACAGCTACCGTTTATATGATGCTGACTTACCTGAATACAATGTTGCCATCGATAAGTACGTGGATTACGTGGTAATTCAAGAATACAGTGCGCCAGCGACAATTCCTGAAGCGGTTACCAAGCGCCGTTTAAGCGATGTACTGTTAGCCCTGCCTAATGCCTTAGGTATACACCCAGATAAAATCACCCTAAAGACCCGTGAGCGTCAAAAGGGCACTAATCAATACCAGAAGCTTGCTGAGAAAAAACTTGAAATTATCACCCAAGAATACGGCGCTAAATTTAAGCTTAACCTCACAGGTTACTTAGACACTGGGCTGTTTTTAGATCACAGGGTGACACGAAAGCTGGTTGGCGAAAAAGCCAAAGGCCGTAAGGTACTTAACTTATTCTCTTATACTGGCTCTGCATCTGTACATGCAGCCCTTGGTGGCGCCAAAAGCGTGACCACGGTCGATATGTCAAATACCTATATCAGCTGGGCGAAAGAAAACTTTGAGCTTAACGGTATTAATCTTAAAAACCATGAGTTTGTGCAAGCCGATTGTTTGCAGTGGGTTGATGATTGCCGCGAGCAATTTGACCTTATTTTTATTGATCCACCGACCTTCTCCAATTCAAAACGCATGGAAGACAGCTGGGATGTACAGCGTGACCATGTGGCGTTATTAGGCAAACTTATCAAGCTATTAAGCCCTAAAGGTGAGCTGATATTTTCTAATAACAAACGTAAGTTTAAGATGGATATTGAGGCATTAACTGCCTTGGGCGCGACGGTAAACAATATTGACGAACTCTGTTTGCCACTGGATTATAAACGCAATCCCCATATCCATAACGTGTGGTTGTTGACCCATGGCAAGTGA
- the sohB gene encoding protease SohB, protein MEFLYEYGLFLAKAVTILLSVLAVITMVLMSAIKQKSDKGELSLTHVSEELTALKHDLKQELLTKKQFKAYEKQLKADEKAKEKQDEVKQATVFVIDFKGSIDANEVSSLREEITAILTIAEADDEVIVNVESGGGMVHGYGLAASQLDRLRQANIKFSVCIDKVAASGGYMMACVANKIYAAPFAIVGSIGVVAQLPNFHRLLQKHDIDYEQHTAGDFKRTLTLFGQNTQEGRDKFQQELEETHVLFKSFVGQYRPEMDIAKVATGEHWYGQQAIELGLIDAISTSDDVLLNLAKEHRVIKVKYQIKKKLSDKLAHGVSLSVSSIVNRLMEINRPS, encoded by the coding sequence TTGGAATTTTTATACGAATACGGTTTGTTTTTAGCTAAGGCTGTGACGATTTTATTGTCTGTACTGGCGGTAATTACCATGGTGCTGATGAGCGCGATTAAGCAAAAATCAGATAAAGGCGAGTTGAGCTTAACCCATGTTTCTGAAGAACTGACGGCGCTTAAGCACGATCTTAAGCAAGAGTTGCTGACTAAAAAGCAGTTTAAGGCCTACGAAAAGCAACTAAAAGCTGATGAAAAAGCGAAAGAGAAGCAAGATGAAGTCAAACAAGCAACAGTGTTTGTTATTGATTTTAAAGGCAGTATCGATGCCAATGAAGTCAGCTCGCTTCGAGAAGAAATTACCGCGATTTTGACCATAGCCGAAGCGGATGATGAGGTTATCGTCAATGTAGAAAGTGGTGGCGGCATGGTGCACGGCTATGGTTTAGCCGCCAGTCAGCTGGACCGTCTGCGTCAAGCCAATATCAAGTTTAGTGTGTGTATCGATAAAGTCGCTGCCAGCGGCGGTTATATGATGGCCTGTGTTGCGAATAAAATTTACGCCGCGCCCTTTGCTATTGTGGGCTCCATTGGCGTGGTCGCACAATTGCCCAATTTTCACCGTTTGCTGCAAAAGCATGATATCGATTATGAGCAACATACCGCCGGTGACTTTAAGCGTACTTTGACCTTATTCGGTCAAAATACCCAAGAAGGTAGGGACAAGTTCCAGCAAGAGCTTGAAGAAACCCACGTGCTATTCAAATCTTTTGTGGGTCAATATCGGCCCGAGATGGATATCGCTAAAGTTGCCACGGGGGAGCATTGGTATGGCCAGCAAGCGATAGAATTAGGTTTAATTGATGCTATCAGCACCAGTGATGATGTGCTGCTGAATTTGGCAAAAGAGCACAGGGTGATTAAGGTTAAATACCAAATCAAGAAAAAACTCAGCGATAAACTCGCCCATGGGGTGTCATTATCTGTCAGCTCAATCGTTAATCGCTTAATGGAAATTAATCGTCCGAGCTAA
- a CDS encoding VolA/Pla-1 family phospholipase, giving the protein MKRLILGVAIASALGLTGCGEDSTNELIEKAVPLIPVSYIDFDPGNTDPAKRILPLPNDLLFSGTSDGTINMPNNVEAGGDYVNPKIALGALDGWSTTSPISIDIKLAKDHDGTELTLDEASVAQAGAVRLFEATVGGVLSGDPECKAATSVSACKVGAELEYGVDFISVGSGSKIAIIPLKPLKAKQSYIYATTKLIQDSKNRAIEASATYNLLKLDMETNFLATPSQRLLQTLVNSYEKGMAAEHGVDASEITYSGLFTTQSVADVYETTKLLMASSAPYKPSFVQTPTPMGITVAQARGMTPSTDRSYVMANMADLYTATIRVPIYGNCSSASCVLDNNSVEEKRKRLNNSRWSAQGDSPLSVLLAVQTGTMSTAHFATQAIAQGVDPAAAQTNPALLVGKTFTLNDGTAADKTKHLTKFNPIPAIKGYENIKLQITLPNGPKLAAFLAGEGKTFVPPTNGWPTTMALHGLGGGKEMALSYAGTYAAAGIATIAMDMPLHGERSFDANSDGIYEVTATLEDYGKVVGKPDAFNKGTILDFINIASSLMVRDNFRQATLDHLSLRLLLTGMAQQLAAASQPQVFDVSKISVQGLSLGGIVGSTLSTYASTGLKDPTTGADLGNPFAVNAASLVAPTGGLAGSFAGSASFAPVLFTNVTKDPTFIALVAEKNIEGYLEGTPEYTALVQAVYAGFIPGFALAIQTAVDSVDPVNHGAKLAALGLPVHLIEVVGDGADNKPDQTLPNSVAGFPLSGTEPFIRSLDLGCVASTTQGSGAVRFAKGHHSSIVDPKESSATDGMAFEATKEMQKQVAGFAQSAGMGAPTIVVTDTKVIAACGR; this is encoded by the coding sequence ATGAAAAGACTCATTTTGGGTGTTGCAATTGCATCTGCTCTTGGACTCACAGGCTGTGGCGAAGATAGCACAAACGAATTAATTGAAAAGGCAGTGCCGTTAATCCCAGTTTCGTACATTGATTTCGATCCGGGCAACACTGACCCGGCGAAACGAATATTACCATTACCTAATGATCTGCTCTTCAGCGGCACCAGTGATGGCACCATCAATATGCCAAATAATGTAGAAGCGGGTGGCGACTATGTTAATCCTAAGATTGCGTTGGGTGCTCTGGATGGCTGGTCTACCACATCACCTATCTCTATTGATATTAAATTAGCTAAAGATCATGATGGTACAGAGCTAACACTGGATGAAGCTTCCGTGGCCCAAGCGGGTGCGGTACGTTTATTTGAAGCCACAGTGGGTGGTGTGTTGTCTGGCGATCCTGAATGTAAAGCAGCAACGTCAGTGTCTGCCTGTAAAGTGGGTGCAGAGCTTGAATACGGGGTTGATTTTATTTCTGTGGGTTCAGGCAGCAAAATCGCTATTATTCCACTTAAGCCATTAAAGGCTAAACAATCCTATATTTACGCCACCACTAAGCTTATTCAAGATTCTAAGAATCGCGCCATCGAAGCGTCAGCCACTTACAACTTGTTGAAGCTGGATATGGAAACCAATTTCTTAGCAACACCCAGTCAACGTTTACTGCAAACTTTAGTGAACAGTTATGAAAAGGGCATGGCCGCCGAGCATGGTGTTGATGCCAGTGAAATTACTTACTCAGGGCTGTTTACGACGCAATCGGTTGCCGATGTGTATGAGACAACTAAGTTATTAATGGCGTCCAGCGCGCCTTATAAGCCTTCTTTCGTGCAGACGCCGACCCCTATGGGGATAACCGTTGCCCAAGCGCGTGGGATGACGCCCTCCACTGACAGAAGCTATGTGATGGCTAATATGGCGGACTTGTATACCGCCACCATTCGTGTGCCTATCTATGGTAATTGCTCTTCAGCATCCTGTGTGCTAGATAATAATTCAGTTGAAGAAAAACGAAAGCGCTTAAATAATAGCCGCTGGTCAGCTCAAGGTGATAGCCCGCTTTCAGTGTTATTGGCAGTGCAAACAGGAACCATGAGCACGGCACATTTTGCTACTCAAGCCATAGCCCAAGGTGTCGACCCGGCTGCGGCGCAAACTAACCCAGCCCTACTTGTCGGTAAAACGTTCACCTTAAATGACGGTACTGCTGCGGATAAGACCAAGCATTTAACCAAATTTAACCCTATACCTGCAATCAAGGGTTATGAAAATATTAAGCTGCAAATTACCCTGCCAAACGGCCCTAAATTAGCGGCCTTTTTAGCGGGAGAAGGTAAAACCTTCGTGCCGCCCACCAATGGTTGGCCTACAACCATGGCTTTACATGGTCTAGGCGGCGGCAAAGAAATGGCATTGTCTTATGCCGGAACGTATGCGGCAGCGGGTATTGCCACTATCGCTATGGATATGCCACTGCACGGTGAGCGTTCGTTTGACGCTAATAGTGATGGTATCTATGAAGTTACTGCAACGCTAGAGGATTACGGCAAAGTTGTCGGTAAACCTGATGCCTTTAACAAAGGCACTATCTTAGATTTTATCAATATTGCTAGCTCATTGATGGTGCGTGATAACTTCCGTCAGGCAACCCTTGATCACTTAAGCTTGCGGCTATTACTTACCGGGATGGCACAACAACTTGCAGCCGCGAGTCAGCCACAAGTGTTTGATGTGTCTAAAATCAGTGTTCAAGGCTTAAGTCTTGGCGGCATAGTCGGTTCAACCTTATCAACTTACGCCAGTACGGGGCTTAAAGATCCTACAACAGGTGCTGATTTAGGCAATCCATTTGCGGTAAATGCCGCGTCTTTAGTGGCGCCAACTGGCGGCTTAGCGGGTTCATTTGCAGGTTCAGCAAGCTTTGCGCCAGTGTTATTTACTAACGTGACTAAGGATCCGACCTTTATTGCACTAGTGGCTGAGAAAAACATAGAAGGTTATCTCGAAGGTACACCTGAGTATACAGCCCTTGTGCAAGCCGTGTACGCAGGCTTTATCCCAGGCTTTGCCTTAGCGATTCAAACAGCAGTCGACTCAGTTGACCCAGTTAACCATGGCGCTAAGTTAGCGGCATTAGGTTTACCGGTTCATTTGATTGAAGTGGTCGGTGATGGCGCGGACAATAAGCCTGATCAAACCCTACCTAATTCAGTTGCAGGTTTCCCGCTATCAGGCACTGAGCCTTTTATCCGCTCATTAGATCTAGGCTGTGTTGCTTCAACAACTCAGGGTTCAGGTGCGGTGCGTTTCGCTAAAGGGCATCACAGCTCAATAGTGGACCCCAAAGAAAGCTCTGCCACAGATGGCATGGCGTTTGAGGCTACCAAAGAAATGCAGAAGCAGGTAGCAGGTTTTGCTCAGTCAGCAGGCATGGGAGCACCAACCATAGTTGTGACAGATACTAAGGTTATTGCTGCCTGTGGTCGCTAA
- a CDS encoding YciK family oxidoreductase, translating into MLDYRAGKDLLINKTILVTGAGDGIGKAAAIEFAKFGATVILLGKTVKKLENVYDIIVNAGYPTPAIVPLDLKGATEQHYKDMADTIAEQFGHLDGLLHNASQLGALGPFEHIDLTSLEDIMKVNVTAQVLLTKALLPIMRKAPSGSIIFTSSGVGRQGKAYWGPYAFSKFATEGMMQVLAHECDGTSIRVNSINPGATRTEMRAKAYPGEDPMSLKAAEDIMPTYLFLMGEDSVNTNGAQLNAQ; encoded by the coding sequence ATGTTGGATTATCGAGCTGGAAAAGATTTACTCATTAACAAAACGATCTTAGTGACAGGTGCTGGCGATGGCATAGGTAAAGCCGCTGCAATAGAATTTGCAAAATTTGGCGCGACCGTCATTTTGCTCGGCAAGACAGTCAAAAAACTTGAAAATGTCTACGACATTATTGTCAATGCTGGCTACCCTACTCCAGCCATAGTGCCACTGGATCTAAAAGGTGCCACTGAGCAACATTACAAAGACATGGCAGACACCATAGCCGAGCAATTTGGTCATTTAGATGGCTTATTGCACAATGCCAGTCAGCTAGGGGCCTTAGGGCCTTTTGAACATATCGATTTAACTTCACTTGAAGATATCATGAAGGTGAATGTTACGGCTCAAGTGTTACTAACCAAAGCCTTGTTACCTATCATGCGTAAAGCCCCCAGTGGCTCTATCATCTTTACCTCAAGCGGTGTTGGCCGCCAAGGAAAGGCCTACTGGGGACCCTATGCGTTTTCTAAATTTGCCACCGAAGGCATGATGCAAGTGCTTGCCCATGAGTGTGATGGCACCAGCATCAGAGTGAACAGCATAAATCCAGGTGCAACTCGCACCGAAATGCGTGCTAAAGCCTACCCAGGTGAAGATCCTATGAGCCTTAAAGCGGCTGAAGACATAATGCCAACTTACTTATTCCTCATGGGTGAAGATTCAGTGAATACCAATGGTGCTCAGTTAAACGCCCAATAA